From Eschrichtius robustus isolate mEscRob2 chromosome 7, mEscRob2.pri, whole genome shotgun sequence, a single genomic window includes:
- the LOC137767572 gene encoding zinc finger protein 717-like isoform X1 has protein sequence MNTSLGLVSFEDVAVNFTWEEWQDLDDAQRTLYRDVMLETYSSLVSLGHCITKPEVIIKLEQGAAPWTVKETPDQGFPDVQIVDDLIETSQENHGRRLWQVVITSNETSTKGTTDLGKTFNLSPIHISKLMINDGNYSEMKSEMLNMCKNTFLPSEPDEMHAGEKPEDSNRTRKSLRYAEYPSHQKKNQTLQQPFERNGQGRDFIKEAIFFTHRRVRMGEMAYKYKKYWKACDQSALIAQERTHIGENHYRCNKWGNTFCKKPTQLNLHRADLQEQQHKCNQSGNNFCQKLHPPQLQRIQLGEKTFECDVCGKTFYKKSNLTKHQKIHTGEKPYARDECEKSFCHKSDRTIHQRIHTGGKPYECNECGKSFCQKSALTVHQRIHNRETPHECNDCGKTFHKKSVLTAHQRTHTGERPYACKQCGKSFGHRPALTVHQRTHTRDKPYKCNECGKSFCVKPKLTVHLRLHTGEKPYECKECGKTFYQKSKLTVHQRTHTGEKPYKCDECQKTFCEKSTLSRHQRTHTGEKPYGCKECRKTFFQKSALTVHQRTHTGEKPYECNECGKTFCQKSHLSKHQRTHTEEKSCMAETGCMYTQTHFLFLWGTQLACISQPSFTVGGTI, from the exons GGGTTGGTGTCATTTGAGGATGTGGCTGTGAACTTCACCTGGGAGGAGTGGCAGGACCTGGATGATGCTCAGAGGACCCTATACAGAGATGTCATGCTGGAGACCTACAGTAGCCTGGTGTCACTGG GGCATTGCATTACCAAACCTGAGGTGATCATCAAGTTGGAGCAAGGAGCAGCACCATGGACTGTAAAAGAAACCCCAGACCAGGGTTTCCCAG ATGTCCAGATTGTGGATGACCTGATTGAGACCAGCCAGGAAAATCATGGTAGACGTTTGTGGCAAGTTGTAATCACCAGCAACGAAACATCAACTAAGGGGACAACTGACTTAGGAAAAACATTTAATCTGAGCCCAATTCATATTTCAAAACTGATGATAAATGATGGTAACTATTCAGAAATGAAGTCAGAAATGTTGAATATGTGTAAGAACACGTTTCTCCCTAGTGAGCCTGATGAGATGCATGCTGGAGAGAAACCGGAGGACAGTAATAGAACTCGGAAATCCCTCAGATATGCTGAGTACCCTAGTCATCAGAAGAAGAATCAAACTCTGCAGCAACCTTTTGAACGTAACGGACAAGGGAGAGACTTCATCAAGGAAGCAATATTCTTTACACATAGGAGGGTTCGTATGGGTGAGATGGCTtacaaatataagaaatattggAAGGCCTGTGATCAGTCAGCTCTCATTGCCCAAGAGAGAACTCACATAGGGGAGAATCACTATAGATGTAACAAATGGGGGAATACCTTTTGTAAGAAACCAACACAGTTGAATCTTCACAGAGCTGATCTCCAGGAGCAACAGCATAAATGTAATCAAAGTGGGAATAATTTCTGCCAGAAATTACATCCCCCTCAGCTTCAGAGAATTCAGTTAGGAGAGAAAACGTTTGAATGTGATGTATGCGGTAAAACTTTCTATAAAAAGTCTAATCTCACTAAACATCAGAAAatacacacaggagagaaaccctatgcaCGTGATGAATGTGAGAAATCCTTCTGCCATAAATCAGACCGTACTATTCATCAGAGAATCCACACTGGGGGAAAGCcctatgaatgtaatgaatgtgggaaatccttcTGCCAGAAGTCAGCCCTCACTGTTCATCAAAGGATTCACAATAGGGAGACACCTCATGAATGCAATGATTGTGGTAAAACCTTCCATAAGAAGTCAGTACTCACTGCACATCAGAGAACTCACACAGGAGAGAGACCTTATGCATGTAAACAATGTGGGAAATCCTTTGGCCACCGGCCAGCCCTCACTGTACATCAGAGAACTCACACAAGAGACAAACCTtataaatgtaatgaatgtgggaaatccttcTGTGTGAAGCCAAAACTCACTGTACATCTGAGACTTCACACaggtgagaaaccctatgaatgtaaagaatgtggtAAAACTTTCTACCAGAAGTCAAAACTCACTGTACACCAGAGAACTCACACAGGTGAGAAACCTTATAAATGTGACGAATGTCAGAAAACCTTTTGTGAAAAGTCAACCCTCAGTAGACATCAGAGAACACACACAGGAGAGAAGCCCTATGGATGTAAAGAATGTAGGAAAACTTTCTTCCAGAAGTCAGCCCTCACTGTACATCAAAGAactcacacaggagagaagccctatgaatgtaatgaatgtggaaaaaCCTTTTGCCAGAAATCACACCTCAGCAAACATCAGAGGACTCACACAGAGGAGAAATCATGTATGGCAGAGACTGGCTGTATGTACACCCAaactcactttctttttctttggggcACACAGTTAGCCTGCATTTCTCAGCCTTCCTTTACTGTGGGTGGGACCATATAA
- the LOC137767572 gene encoding zinc finger protein 717-like isoform X2, producing the protein MNTSLGLVSFEDVAVNFTWEEWQDLDDAQRTLYRDVMLETYSSLVSLDVQIVDDLIETSQENHGRRLWQVVITSNETSTKGTTDLGKTFNLSPIHISKLMINDGNYSEMKSEMLNMCKNTFLPSEPDEMHAGEKPEDSNRTRKSLRYAEYPSHQKKNQTLQQPFERNGQGRDFIKEAIFFTHRRVRMGEMAYKYKKYWKACDQSALIAQERTHIGENHYRCNKWGNTFCKKPTQLNLHRADLQEQQHKCNQSGNNFCQKLHPPQLQRIQLGEKTFECDVCGKTFYKKSNLTKHQKIHTGEKPYARDECEKSFCHKSDRTIHQRIHTGGKPYECNECGKSFCQKSALTVHQRIHNRETPHECNDCGKTFHKKSVLTAHQRTHTGERPYACKQCGKSFGHRPALTVHQRTHTRDKPYKCNECGKSFCVKPKLTVHLRLHTGEKPYECKECGKTFYQKSKLTVHQRTHTGEKPYKCDECQKTFCEKSTLSRHQRTHTGEKPYGCKECRKTFFQKSALTVHQRTHTGEKPYECNECGKTFCQKSHLSKHQRTHTEEKSCMAETGCMYTQTHFLFLWGTQLACISQPSFTVGGTI; encoded by the exons GGGTTGGTGTCATTTGAGGATGTGGCTGTGAACTTCACCTGGGAGGAGTGGCAGGACCTGGATGATGCTCAGAGGACCCTATACAGAGATGTCATGCTGGAGACCTACAGTAGCCTGGTGTCACTGG ATGTCCAGATTGTGGATGACCTGATTGAGACCAGCCAGGAAAATCATGGTAGACGTTTGTGGCAAGTTGTAATCACCAGCAACGAAACATCAACTAAGGGGACAACTGACTTAGGAAAAACATTTAATCTGAGCCCAATTCATATTTCAAAACTGATGATAAATGATGGTAACTATTCAGAAATGAAGTCAGAAATGTTGAATATGTGTAAGAACACGTTTCTCCCTAGTGAGCCTGATGAGATGCATGCTGGAGAGAAACCGGAGGACAGTAATAGAACTCGGAAATCCCTCAGATATGCTGAGTACCCTAGTCATCAGAAGAAGAATCAAACTCTGCAGCAACCTTTTGAACGTAACGGACAAGGGAGAGACTTCATCAAGGAAGCAATATTCTTTACACATAGGAGGGTTCGTATGGGTGAGATGGCTtacaaatataagaaatattggAAGGCCTGTGATCAGTCAGCTCTCATTGCCCAAGAGAGAACTCACATAGGGGAGAATCACTATAGATGTAACAAATGGGGGAATACCTTTTGTAAGAAACCAACACAGTTGAATCTTCACAGAGCTGATCTCCAGGAGCAACAGCATAAATGTAATCAAAGTGGGAATAATTTCTGCCAGAAATTACATCCCCCTCAGCTTCAGAGAATTCAGTTAGGAGAGAAAACGTTTGAATGTGATGTATGCGGTAAAACTTTCTATAAAAAGTCTAATCTCACTAAACATCAGAAAatacacacaggagagaaaccctatgcaCGTGATGAATGTGAGAAATCCTTCTGCCATAAATCAGACCGTACTATTCATCAGAGAATCCACACTGGGGGAAAGCcctatgaatgtaatgaatgtgggaaatccttcTGCCAGAAGTCAGCCCTCACTGTTCATCAAAGGATTCACAATAGGGAGACACCTCATGAATGCAATGATTGTGGTAAAACCTTCCATAAGAAGTCAGTACTCACTGCACATCAGAGAACTCACACAGGAGAGAGACCTTATGCATGTAAACAATGTGGGAAATCCTTTGGCCACCGGCCAGCCCTCACTGTACATCAGAGAACTCACACAAGAGACAAACCTtataaatgtaatgaatgtgggaaatccttcTGTGTGAAGCCAAAACTCACTGTACATCTGAGACTTCACACaggtgagaaaccctatgaatgtaaagaatgtggtAAAACTTTCTACCAGAAGTCAAAACTCACTGTACACCAGAGAACTCACACAGGTGAGAAACCTTATAAATGTGACGAATGTCAGAAAACCTTTTGTGAAAAGTCAACCCTCAGTAGACATCAGAGAACACACACAGGAGAGAAGCCCTATGGATGTAAAGAATGTAGGAAAACTTTCTTCCAGAAGTCAGCCCTCACTGTACATCAAAGAactcacacaggagagaagccctatgaatgtaatgaatgtggaaaaaCCTTTTGCCAGAAATCACACCTCAGCAAACATCAGAGGACTCACACAGAGGAGAAATCATGTATGGCAGAGACTGGCTGTATGTACACCCAaactcactttctttttctttggggcACACAGTTAGCCTGCATTTCTCAGCCTTCCTTTACTGTGGGTGGGACCATATAA
- the LOC137767572 gene encoding zinc finger protein 717-like isoform X3: MLETYSSLVSLGHCITKPEVIIKLEQGAAPWTVKETPDQGFPDVQIVDDLIETSQENHGRRLWQVVITSNETSTKGTTDLGKTFNLSPIHISKLMINDGNYSEMKSEMLNMCKNTFLPSEPDEMHAGEKPEDSNRTRKSLRYAEYPSHQKKNQTLQQPFERNGQGRDFIKEAIFFTHRRVRMGEMAYKYKKYWKACDQSALIAQERTHIGENHYRCNKWGNTFCKKPTQLNLHRADLQEQQHKCNQSGNNFCQKLHPPQLQRIQLGEKTFECDVCGKTFYKKSNLTKHQKIHTGEKPYARDECEKSFCHKSDRTIHQRIHTGGKPYECNECGKSFCQKSALTVHQRIHNRETPHECNDCGKTFHKKSVLTAHQRTHTGERPYACKQCGKSFGHRPALTVHQRTHTRDKPYKCNECGKSFCVKPKLTVHLRLHTGEKPYECKECGKTFYQKSKLTVHQRTHTGEKPYKCDECQKTFCEKSTLSRHQRTHTGEKPYGCKECRKTFFQKSALTVHQRTHTGEKPYECNECGKTFCQKSHLSKHQRTHTEEKSCMAETGCMYTQTHFLFLWGTQLACISQPSFTVGGTI; encoded by the exons ATGCTGGAGACCTACAGTAGCCTGGTGTCACTGG GGCATTGCATTACCAAACCTGAGGTGATCATCAAGTTGGAGCAAGGAGCAGCACCATGGACTGTAAAAGAAACCCCAGACCAGGGTTTCCCAG ATGTCCAGATTGTGGATGACCTGATTGAGACCAGCCAGGAAAATCATGGTAGACGTTTGTGGCAAGTTGTAATCACCAGCAACGAAACATCAACTAAGGGGACAACTGACTTAGGAAAAACATTTAATCTGAGCCCAATTCATATTTCAAAACTGATGATAAATGATGGTAACTATTCAGAAATGAAGTCAGAAATGTTGAATATGTGTAAGAACACGTTTCTCCCTAGTGAGCCTGATGAGATGCATGCTGGAGAGAAACCGGAGGACAGTAATAGAACTCGGAAATCCCTCAGATATGCTGAGTACCCTAGTCATCAGAAGAAGAATCAAACTCTGCAGCAACCTTTTGAACGTAACGGACAAGGGAGAGACTTCATCAAGGAAGCAATATTCTTTACACATAGGAGGGTTCGTATGGGTGAGATGGCTtacaaatataagaaatattggAAGGCCTGTGATCAGTCAGCTCTCATTGCCCAAGAGAGAACTCACATAGGGGAGAATCACTATAGATGTAACAAATGGGGGAATACCTTTTGTAAGAAACCAACACAGTTGAATCTTCACAGAGCTGATCTCCAGGAGCAACAGCATAAATGTAATCAAAGTGGGAATAATTTCTGCCAGAAATTACATCCCCCTCAGCTTCAGAGAATTCAGTTAGGAGAGAAAACGTTTGAATGTGATGTATGCGGTAAAACTTTCTATAAAAAGTCTAATCTCACTAAACATCAGAAAatacacacaggagagaaaccctatgcaCGTGATGAATGTGAGAAATCCTTCTGCCATAAATCAGACCGTACTATTCATCAGAGAATCCACACTGGGGGAAAGCcctatgaatgtaatgaatgtgggaaatccttcTGCCAGAAGTCAGCCCTCACTGTTCATCAAAGGATTCACAATAGGGAGACACCTCATGAATGCAATGATTGTGGTAAAACCTTCCATAAGAAGTCAGTACTCACTGCACATCAGAGAACTCACACAGGAGAGAGACCTTATGCATGTAAACAATGTGGGAAATCCTTTGGCCACCGGCCAGCCCTCACTGTACATCAGAGAACTCACACAAGAGACAAACCTtataaatgtaatgaatgtgggaaatccttcTGTGTGAAGCCAAAACTCACTGTACATCTGAGACTTCACACaggtgagaaaccctatgaatgtaaagaatgtggtAAAACTTTCTACCAGAAGTCAAAACTCACTGTACACCAGAGAACTCACACAGGTGAGAAACCTTATAAATGTGACGAATGTCAGAAAACCTTTTGTGAAAAGTCAACCCTCAGTAGACATCAGAGAACACACACAGGAGAGAAGCCCTATGGATGTAAAGAATGTAGGAAAACTTTCTTCCAGAAGTCAGCCCTCACTGTACATCAAAGAactcacacaggagagaagccctatgaatgtaatgaatgtggaaaaaCCTTTTGCCAGAAATCACACCTCAGCAAACATCAGAGGACTCACACAGAGGAGAAATCATGTATGGCAGAGACTGGCTGTATGTACACCCAaactcactttctttttctttggggcACACAGTTAGCCTGCATTTCTCAGCCTTCCTTTACTGTGGGTGGGACCATATAA
- the SYCE1 gene encoding synaptonemal complex central element protein 1 produces MAGRSGSANAEQAGAVGRADEAGGQAKSSQKIEDLMEMVNKLQKAGSLEPRIDVLINRINEVQQAKKKASEELGEARTVWETLQKELDSLSGEKVRLKEILSKKQETLRILRLHCQEKESETQRKHTMLQECKERISALNSQIEQEKNKQRQLRLDFEEQLEDLMGQHKDLWEFHKPEQLALEIGALDSSKGQLLKEEKLVEAKLEDVKHRLCSQFGAKGCSAITEGLFLRSEEAAAVVHLFEEENEKAQEFLEAAAQRQEQLQQKCQQLQQKRQRLKEELEKLGVQVPAQGQSKQEEGAGPGEAANPKPLGVSEEKDPEPPTKQSLMPS; encoded by the exons ATGGCGGGGCGCTCGGGGTCTGCGAACGCGGAGCAGGCGGGAGCCGTGGGCCGGGCTGACGAGGCCGGAG GGCAGGCCAAGTCCTCACAGAAAATTGAAGACTTGATGGAAATGGTGAACAAGTTGCAGAAAG CCGGAAGCCTAGAGCCCAGGATTGACGTCCTGATTAACCGGATTAATGAGGTTCAGCAAG CAAAAAAGAAAGCCAGTGAGGAGCTAGGAGAGGCCCGGACTGTCTGGGAGACCCTGCAGAAGGAACTGGACTCAT TGAGTGGAGAGAAAGTACGCCTGAAAGAGATCTTGAGCAAAAAGCAAG AGACCCTGAGGATCCTCCGGCTCCACTGCCAGGAGAAGGAAAGTGAGACACAGAG GAAGCATACCATGCTGCAGGAGTGCAAGGAGAGAATTTCTGCCCTGAACTCCCAGATTGagcaggaaaagaacaaacagaggCAGTTGAG GTTGGATTTTGAGGAGCAACTAGAGGATCTGATGGGCCAGCATAAGGACCTGTGGGAATTCCAC AAGCCAGAGCAGCTGGCCCTGGAGATTGGCGCCCTGGACAGCAGCAAGGGGCAGCTGCTCAAGGAAG AAAAGCTGGTGGAGGCAAAGCTGGAGGATGTGAAGCATCGCCTGTGCTCCCAGTTTGGAGCCAAGGGCTGCTCGGCAATCACTGAGGGGCTCTTCCTGCGCAGCGAGGAAGCAGCAGCTGTGGT gcatctgtttgAGGAGGAGAACGAGAAGGCCCAGGAGTTCCTGGAGGCTGCTGCCCAGCGCCAGGAGCAGCTGCAGCAGAAGTGCCAGCAGCTGCAGCAGAAGAGGCAGAG GCTGAAGGAGGAGCTGGAAAAGCTTGGAGTGCAGGTCCCTGCTCAAGGCCAGAGCAAGCAAGAGGAAGGGGCTGGCCCAGGAGAAGCT GCCAATCCCAAGCCCCTTGGAGTCAGTGAGGAGAAAGACCCAGAGCCGCCCACTAAGCAGAGCCTGATGCCCTCCTAG